In Corynebacterium nuruki S6-4, the following proteins share a genomic window:
- a CDS encoding GMC family oxidoreductase gives MREKYDYIIVGAGSSGAVVASRLSEDPSVSVALIEAGPTDVDKPEILNLDEWPALLESGYDWDYLIEPQEKGNSFMRHARAKVLGGCSSHNSCIAFHTPAQDLDHWVALGAEGWDAETVLPLIRERLEDNDRPGDNHGHGGNVHLRSVHPKDPVGVAVLEACEQEGLPTTPFNEGETVSHGADWFQINASTDNIRASSSVSYLHPVLDRENLDILTDLHVSRILFEGTRAVGIEYQKDMFGRMATLAADREVIVSAGAINSPKLLMLSGIGPADHLREFGIDVLVDAPGVGSNLQDHPEAVISWESKVPMIRDASQWWEIGIFEKVDEGGADGLGLPDLMMHYGSMPFDMHTRRQGYPTADEAFCLTPNITHAKARGTVRLRSCDYRDKPKVDPRYFTDEEGYDMRIAVAGIKLARQIVAQPAMAEFAGRELFPGTDVQSDEDIADYVARTHNTVYHPAGTVRMGAVDDDMSPLDPQLRVKGVEGLRVVDASVMPQLTAVNPNITCMLIGERASDLIRG, from the coding sequence ATGCGCGAGAAGTACGACTACATCATTGTCGGTGCCGGGTCCTCCGGCGCCGTGGTGGCGTCCCGCCTCAGTGAGGACCCGTCGGTCAGCGTGGCCCTCATCGAGGCCGGCCCGACCGACGTGGACAAGCCCGAGATCCTCAATCTCGATGAATGGCCTGCCCTGCTGGAGTCCGGCTACGACTGGGACTACCTCATCGAGCCACAGGAGAAGGGGAACTCCTTCATGCGGCACGCCCGGGCCAAGGTGCTCGGCGGCTGCTCCTCGCACAATTCCTGCATCGCCTTCCACACCCCGGCGCAGGACCTGGACCACTGGGTCGCGCTCGGCGCCGAGGGGTGGGACGCGGAGACCGTGCTCCCGCTGATCCGGGAACGCCTCGAGGACAACGACCGTCCCGGGGACAACCACGGCCACGGCGGCAACGTCCATCTGCGCTCGGTCCACCCGAAGGACCCGGTGGGTGTGGCCGTCCTCGAGGCCTGTGAACAGGAAGGCCTGCCGACCACCCCGTTCAACGAGGGGGAGACGGTCAGCCACGGCGCGGACTGGTTCCAGATCAACGCCAGCACGGACAACATCCGGGCCTCGTCGTCCGTGTCCTACCTGCACCCGGTGCTGGACCGGGAGAACCTGGACATCCTCACCGACCTCCACGTCTCCCGCATCCTGTTCGAGGGGACGCGCGCGGTCGGCATCGAGTACCAGAAGGACATGTTCGGCCGGATGGCCACGCTGGCCGCCGACCGGGAGGTCATCGTCTCCGCCGGTGCGATCAACAGCCCGAAGCTGCTCATGCTCTCCGGCATCGGCCCGGCCGACCACCTGCGGGAGTTCGGGATCGACGTGCTGGTGGACGCCCCGGGCGTCGGCTCGAACCTGCAGGACCACCCGGAGGCGGTGATCTCCTGGGAGTCGAAGGTCCCGATGATCCGGGACGCCAGCCAGTGGTGGGAGATCGGCATCTTCGAGAAGGTCGACGAGGGCGGGGCCGACGGTCTCGGCCTGCCGGACCTGATGATGCACTACGGATCGATGCCCTTCGACATGCACACCCGGCGGCAGGGGTACCCGACCGCGGACGAGGCGTTCTGCCTCACCCCGAACATCACCCACGCGAAGGCGCGGGGCACGGTGCGGCTGCGGTCCTGCGACTACCGGGACAAGCCGAAGGTCGACCCGCGGTACTTCACCGACGAGGAGGGCTACGACATGCGGATCGCCGTGGCGGGCATCAAGTTGGCCCGGCAGATCGTCGCGCAGCCCGCGATGGCGGAGTTCGCCGGCCGGGAACTGTTCCCGGGCACCGACGTGCAGTCCGACGAGGACATCGCCGACTACGTGGCCAGGACCCACAACACCGTCTACCACCCGGCCGGCACGGTGCGGATGGGTGCGGTCGACGACGACATGTCGCCGCTGGACCCGCAGCTGCGGGTCAAGGGGGTCGAGGGGCTGCGCGTGGTGGACGCCTCGGTGATGCCGCAGCTCACCGCGGTGAACCCGAACATCACCTGCATGCTGATCGGGGAGCGGGCCTCGGACCTGATCCGCGGCTGA
- a CDS encoding neutral zinc metallopeptidase has protein sequence MTFNNNLNGMGGRASSGGSSGGPGGGFGFGGGGGGNRGGGLSGILGMLLMSKVGRRFGIPGIIVVAVILFFVNGGTGMFGGGNSGSNAYDRGQGNVNGGSLTHCKTYEDANKYDDCRIEGTAISLDQVWGQILPEQAGINYTRPQVQIGDGTVNTGCGRASTAQTGPFYCPGDQTVYIGDDFFAQLKQMGGSNGPFSQMYVVAHEFGHHIQNLQGTIGLSNYDDPGEDSNAVKMELQADCYAGVWASHADKGDGAVLDPLTDDQIAQAIQSAQAIGDDAIQRSSGSRVNPDAWTHGSSEQRQQMFTTGYQGGTVDSCRQEFRQ, from the coding sequence ATGACCTTCAACAACAACCTGAACGGGATGGGCGGCCGGGCGTCCTCCGGCGGCAGCTCCGGCGGGCCCGGCGGCGGCTTCGGATTCGGTGGCGGCGGCGGAGGCAACCGCGGGGGCGGTCTCAGCGGCATACTCGGGATGCTGTTGATGAGCAAGGTCGGGCGCCGCTTCGGCATCCCCGGCATCATCGTCGTCGCCGTCATCCTCTTCTTCGTCAACGGCGGCACCGGCATGTTCGGCGGGGGCAACTCCGGCAGCAACGCCTACGACCGGGGACAGGGCAACGTCAACGGTGGCAGCCTGACCCACTGCAAGACCTACGAGGACGCGAACAAGTACGACGACTGCCGCATCGAAGGCACCGCAATCTCCCTGGACCAGGTGTGGGGGCAGATCCTGCCCGAGCAGGCCGGCATCAACTACACCAGGCCGCAGGTCCAGATCGGCGACGGGACGGTGAACACCGGCTGCGGCAGGGCGTCCACCGCACAGACCGGACCGTTCTACTGCCCCGGTGACCAGACCGTGTACATCGGCGACGACTTCTTCGCCCAGCTCAAACAGATGGGCGGGTCGAACGGACCGTTCTCGCAGATGTACGTCGTCGCCCACGAGTTCGGCCACCACATCCAGAACCTCCAGGGCACCATCGGCCTGTCGAACTACGACGACCCGGGTGAGGACTCCAACGCGGTGAAGATGGAACTGCAGGCCGACTGCTACGCCGGGGTGTGGGCCAGCCACGCCGACAAGGGTGACGGCGCCGTCCTCGACCCGCTCACCGACGACCAGATCGCCCAGGCCATCCAGTCGGCCCAGGCGATCGGCGACGACGCGATCCAGCGCTCCTCCGGCTCCCGGGTCAACCCGGACGCCTGGACCCACGGGTCCTCGGAACAGCGTCAGCAGATGTTCACGACCGGCTACCAGGGCGGCACGGTGGACTCCTGCCGGCAGGAGTTCCGGCAGTAG
- the purU gene encoding formyltetrahydrofolate deformylase: MSIPDLADQACLIVHGPDQQGIVAHVSALIARNNGNITALDQYSTGSQDGDFFQRIVFHRENLVAAMEDIQADLAETLAPYNMAWSLSDRSQPKRMAILASKSDHCLLDLLWRHRRGELPVTVPMVISNHADTADDVRSFGVPFFHVPSQQGADKSASEEAILKLLKGNVDFVVLARYMQIISEDFLQKLGVPVINIHHSFLPAFIGADPYRRAWERGVKLIGATAHYVTGDLDEGPIIEQDTVRVTHADSVADLRQRGAEVERSVLSRAVSWHAQDRVIRTGNHTIVF, encoded by the coding sequence ATGTCCATCCCCGACCTGGCCGACCAGGCCTGCCTCATCGTGCACGGCCCCGACCAGCAGGGCATCGTCGCCCACGTCTCGGCGCTGATCGCCCGCAACAACGGCAACATCACCGCCCTGGACCAGTACTCCACCGGCTCCCAGGACGGTGACTTCTTCCAGCGGATCGTCTTCCACCGGGAGAATCTCGTGGCGGCGATGGAGGACATCCAGGCGGATCTCGCCGAGACGCTCGCCCCGTACAATATGGCGTGGTCGCTCAGTGACCGGTCGCAGCCGAAGCGGATGGCGATCCTCGCGTCGAAGAGCGATCACTGCCTGCTCGACCTGCTGTGGCGGCACCGTCGCGGTGAACTGCCGGTGACGGTCCCGATGGTGATCTCCAACCATGCGGACACCGCCGATGACGTCCGCTCCTTCGGCGTCCCGTTCTTCCACGTGCCCTCGCAGCAGGGCGCGGACAAGAGCGCGTCGGAGGAGGCGATCCTCAAACTGCTGAAGGGCAATGTCGACTTCGTCGTGCTGGCCCGCTACATGCAGATCATCTCCGAGGATTTCCTGCAGAAGCTGGGTGTCCCGGTCATCAACATCCACCATTCCTTCCTGCCGGCGTTCATCGGCGCCGACCCGTACCGGCGGGCCTGGGAGCGCGGCGTGAAGCTCATCGGGGCGACCGCCCACTATGTCACCGGGGATCTCGACGAGGGGCCGATCATCGAGCAGGACACGGTCCGGGTCACCCATGCCGATTCGGTCGCCGACCTGCGGCAGCGTGGCGCCGAGGTGGAGCGCTCCGTGCTGTCCCGGGCAGTGAGCTGGCACGCCCAGGACCGGGTGATCCGCACGGGGAACCACACCATCGTGTTCTGA
- a CDS encoding diacylglycerol/lipid kinase family protein, translating to MRVLLITNPYATSTTRVGRDAVASALASRVDVDVVPTTHRGHAAELGARSVEQGYDAVVVHGGDGSVNEVVNGMLGTPGEPAARGSAPVDPADLPAVGVVPGGNANVFARALGVDRHPVQATAQLVDSLVAGRRRTVGLGHMLDRWFLFNAGMGLDASVVRGVDEKRGTGRPVTNLMYLQTAAAAFLKPELTDADITVEVPGRAPVSGVRFGFVSNTAPWTYLGPRAIRTNPGTDFDHGLGLFAATSTALLPSLALGAQLLAGSGDPRGRSLVRDDDLAWVRFTADRPVDVQMDGEYLGTHRTVEFGCRPGVLDVVAGR from the coding sequence GTGCGGGTACTTCTGATTACCAACCCTTATGCCACCTCGACGACCAGGGTGGGGCGGGACGCCGTCGCGTCGGCGCTGGCGTCCCGCGTGGACGTCGACGTCGTGCCGACGACCCACCGTGGTCACGCCGCGGAGCTGGGCGCCCGGTCGGTCGAACAGGGCTATGACGCGGTCGTGGTCCACGGCGGCGACGGGTCGGTGAACGAGGTCGTCAACGGCATGCTCGGGACGCCGGGGGAGCCGGCGGCACGGGGGTCAGCACCGGTCGACCCGGCGGACCTGCCGGCGGTGGGCGTGGTCCCCGGGGGTAACGCCAATGTCTTCGCCCGGGCGCTGGGGGTGGACCGGCACCCGGTGCAGGCCACCGCGCAGCTCGTGGACAGTCTCGTCGCGGGACGCCGCCGGACCGTCGGGCTCGGCCACATGCTCGACCGATGGTTCCTGTTCAACGCCGGCATGGGGCTGGACGCCTCCGTGGTCCGCGGTGTCGACGAGAAGCGGGGGACCGGTCGGCCGGTGACGAACCTGATGTACCTGCAGACCGCCGCCGCGGCGTTCCTGAAGCCGGAGCTCACCGACGCGGACATCACCGTGGAAGTTCCCGGCCGGGCACCGGTCAGCGGCGTCCGGTTCGGGTTCGTCAGCAACACCGCGCCGTGGACCTACCTGGGGCCGCGGGCGATCCGGACGAATCCGGGCACGGACTTCGACCACGGTCTCGGGCTGTTCGCCGCGACGTCCACTGCGCTGCTGCCCAGTCTCGCCCTGGGGGCGCAGCTGCTCGCCGGGTCCGGTGATCCGCGGGGGCGCAGCCTGGTCCGCGACGACGATCTCGCGTGGGTGCGCTTCACCGCGGACCGGCCGGTGGACGTCCAGATGGACGGGGAGTATCTCGGCACGCACCGGACCGTGGAGTTCGGGTGCCGGCCCGGCGTGCTCGACGTGGTGGCCGGACGCTGA
- a CDS encoding PepSY domain-containing protein — protein sequence MKSLRTPLFTAVLVAGGVLTACGSDDGAAPETTVAGTTPAATSAVPATGSATGAPVDARGAAEAALAAQPGAAVIGIDDERDIRKWEVTLVTAGGDGVELLVDMADGSVSGERPTMVHPEEATPPRIAAVDAVSAALAERPGTLTELDYDRDHGRMVWEASVRGDDGAEWEIDIDPDSGDVIAVDRD from the coding sequence ATGAAGTCCCTGCGTACGCCCCTGTTCACCGCCGTGCTCGTGGCGGGGGGAGTGCTCACCGCCTGTGGTTCCGATGATGGAGCGGCACCGGAGACGACGGTGGCCGGCACGACTCCCGCCGCGACGTCCGCTGTGCCCGCCACCGGCTCCGCCACAGGTGCCCCGGTCGATGCCCGCGGTGCCGCCGAGGCGGCACTGGCGGCGCAGCCGGGGGCGGCGGTCATCGGCATCGACGACGAGCGGGACATCCGGAAGTGGGAGGTCACGCTGGTGACCGCCGGCGGGGACGGGGTGGAGCTGCTCGTGGACATGGCCGACGGGTCGGTCTCCGGTGAGCGTCCGACCATGGTCCACCCGGAGGAGGCCACCCCGCCCCGGATCGCGGCGGTGGACGCGGTCTCGGCGGCGCTGGCGGAGCGGCCGGGGACACTCACGGAACTGGATTACGACCGGGATCACGGCCGGATGGTCTGGGAGGCGAGTGTCCGCGGCGACGACGGTGCCGAATGGGAGATCGACATCGACCCGGACAGCGGGGATGTCATCGCGGTGGACCGGGACTGA
- the aspS gene encoding aspartate--tRNA ligase, producing MLRTHLCGELRSDDIDGEVTLTGWVARRRDHGGVIFIDLRDRSGLAQVVFRENEVAERAHALRSEYCIKVTGIVEARPEGSANPNLASGAIEVNVSDLEILNEAAPLPFQIEDTTGGEVGEETRLKYRYLDLRRESQARALRLRSKVSQAARGVLLDQDFTEIETPTLTRSTPEGARDFLVPARLRPGSFYALPQSPQLFKQLLMVAGMERYFQIARCYRDEDFRADRQPEFTQLDVEMSFVDQEDVIALAEKILTAVWKEIGYDIQTPIPRMTYAEAMKKYGSDKPDLRFDIEITECTEFFKDTTFRVFKSPYVGAVVMDGGASQPRRTLDAWQEWAKQRGAKGLAYILVGEDGTLSGPVAKNITDGEREGIAAHVGAKPGDCIFFAAGEVKPSRGLLGAARNEIADRLGLIKDGDWAFTWVVDAPLFEPAADATAEGDVALGHSSWTAVHHAFTSPKPEWIDSFDENPGEATAYAYDIVCNGNEIGGGSIRIHQRDVQERVFAVMGITEQEAREKFGFLLDAFAFGAPPHGGIAFGWDRIVSLLGGYDSIRDVIAFPKTGGGVDPLTDAPAPITAQQRKEAGLDVKPKKADAAAPTNS from the coding sequence GTGCTGCGGACGCATCTGTGCGGCGAACTTCGCTCCGACGACATCGACGGGGAGGTCACCCTCACGGGGTGGGTCGCCCGCCGCCGGGACCACGGTGGGGTGATCTTCATCGACCTGCGGGACCGCTCCGGACTCGCCCAGGTCGTCTTCCGCGAGAACGAGGTGGCGGAGCGCGCCCACGCGCTGCGCAGCGAGTACTGCATCAAGGTCACCGGCATCGTCGAGGCCCGCCCCGAGGGCTCCGCGAACCCGAACCTGGCCTCCGGCGCCATCGAGGTCAACGTCTCCGACCTCGAGATCCTCAACGAGGCTGCGCCGCTGCCGTTCCAGATCGAGGACACGACCGGCGGTGAGGTCGGCGAGGAGACCCGCCTGAAGTACCGCTACCTCGACCTGCGCCGCGAGAGCCAGGCACGCGCCCTGCGGCTGCGTTCGAAGGTCAGCCAGGCCGCCCGTGGCGTCCTGCTCGACCAGGACTTCACCGAGATCGAGACCCCGACGCTCACCCGCTCCACCCCGGAGGGTGCCCGCGACTTCCTGGTCCCGGCCCGCCTGCGCCCGGGCAGCTTCTACGCCCTGCCGCAGTCCCCGCAGCTGTTCAAGCAGCTGCTCATGGTCGCCGGCATGGAGCGCTACTTCCAGATCGCCCGCTGCTACCGCGACGAGGACTTCCGCGCCGACCGGCAGCCGGAGTTCACCCAGCTCGACGTGGAGATGAGCTTCGTCGACCAGGAGGACGTCATCGCCCTGGCCGAGAAGATCCTCACCGCCGTGTGGAAGGAGATCGGCTACGACATCCAGACGCCGATCCCGCGCATGACCTACGCCGAGGCCATGAAGAAGTACGGCTCCGACAAGCCGGACCTGCGCTTCGACATCGAGATCACCGAGTGCACGGAGTTCTTCAAGGACACGACCTTCCGCGTCTTCAAGTCCCCCTACGTCGGTGCCGTGGTCATGGACGGCGGCGCCTCCCAGCCCCGCCGTACCCTCGACGCCTGGCAGGAGTGGGCCAAGCAGCGCGGCGCCAAGGGCCTCGCCTACATCCTCGTCGGCGAGGACGGCACCCTGTCCGGCCCGGTGGCCAAGAACATCACCGACGGCGAGCGTGAGGGCATCGCCGCCCACGTCGGCGCGAAGCCCGGCGACTGCATCTTCTTCGCCGCCGGTGAGGTCAAGCCCTCCCGCGGTCTGCTCGGTGCCGCCCGCAACGAGATCGCCGACCGGCTCGGCCTCATCAAGGACGGCGACTGGGCCTTCACCTGGGTCGTCGACGCGCCCCTGTTCGAGCCCGCCGCGGACGCCACCGCCGAGGGCGACGTCGCCCTGGGCCACTCGTCCTGGACCGCCGTGCACCACGCGTTCACCTCCCCGAAGCCGGAGTGGATCGACTCCTTCGACGAGAACCCGGGCGAGGCCACGGCCTACGCCTACGACATCGTCTGCAACGGCAACGAGATCGGCGGCGGCTCGATCCGTATCCACCAGCGCGACGTCCAGGAGCGGGTCTTCGCCGTCATGGGCATCACCGAGCAGGAGGCCCGCGAGAAGTTCGGCTTCCTCCTCGACGCCTTCGCCTTCGGCGCCCCGCCGCACGGCGGCATCGCCTTCGGCTGGGACCGTATCGTCTCCCTGCTCGGCGGCTACGACTCGATCCGCGACGTCATCGCCTTCCCGAAGACCGGTGGCGGCGTCGACCCGCTGACCGACGCGCCGGCGCCGATCACCGCCCAGCAGCGCAAGGAGGCCGGCCTCGACGTCAAGCCGAAGAAGGCTGACGCGGCTGCCCCGACCAACAGTTAA
- a CDS encoding phosphotransferase family protein, which translates to MLSIDAVLDRAAHLLGNRFGGTPELTHPEDLGGSSESVVLRVKVTPNPFLQERTVVIKQLPPVDATASDGATAEAAEMAEAAEAAEAAMIREVVAYQYTNTLAEENRPGPLLLAHDIDQRVMVLSDAGDGTSYADILSVDGDEKRRSALRKLGRALGRMQVATADGEEAFNTLNRRQYSRHGLPADRVDERDVDVAALVEQGLGLLRRSGIEVSDTVAEFAAEAGQRQQRSRLRAFTPFDLTPDNIMLTDRVDFLDFEWAGFRDIVSDVACVVAGFPHDTATPLLDDGEIREFIDAWSSEVVAVWPDVRRENELAGALVTSLIGWALMSLSLLYHGTLAVIANAGGAEEGARRLDRMPETHLADLATTIESIRRFSLHAAEENPDDPRYPDVTGFAAGLLEKLAGLGAYPQIR; encoded by the coding sequence GTGCTGAGTATCGACGCTGTCCTCGACCGGGCCGCCCACCTGCTGGGCAACCGGTTCGGAGGCACTCCGGAGCTCACCCACCCGGAGGACCTCGGCGGGTCCTCCGAGTCCGTGGTGCTGCGGGTCAAGGTCACCCCGAACCCGTTCCTCCAGGAGCGGACCGTGGTCATCAAGCAGCTCCCGCCGGTCGACGCGACGGCGTCCGACGGGGCGACCGCCGAGGCCGCCGAAATGGCTGAGGCCGCTGAAGCCGCTGAGGCGGCCATGATCCGTGAGGTCGTCGCATACCAGTACACCAACACCCTCGCCGAGGAGAACCGGCCGGGGCCGCTGCTGCTCGCCCACGACATCGACCAGCGCGTGATGGTGCTCTCCGACGCGGGTGACGGCACCAGCTACGCCGACATCCTCTCCGTCGACGGGGACGAGAAGCGCCGGTCGGCGCTGCGCAAGCTCGGCCGCGCCCTCGGCCGGATGCAGGTCGCCACCGCCGACGGCGAGGAGGCTTTCAACACCCTCAACCGGCGCCAGTACTCCCGGCACGGTCTGCCGGCCGACCGGGTCGACGAGCGTGACGTCGACGTCGCGGCGCTGGTGGAGCAGGGGCTCGGGCTGCTGCGCCGCAGCGGCATCGAGGTCTCCGACACGGTCGCGGAGTTCGCGGCGGAGGCCGGGCAGCGGCAGCAGCGGTCGCGTCTGCGCGCGTTCACCCCGTTCGACCTGACCCCCGACAACATCATGCTCACCGACCGGGTCGACTTCCTCGACTTCGAGTGGGCGGGCTTCCGCGACATCGTCTCCGACGTCGCCTGTGTCGTCGCCGGGTTCCCGCATGACACGGCCACCCCGCTGCTCGACGACGGGGAGATCCGCGAGTTCATCGACGCGTGGAGCTCCGAGGTCGTCGCGGTGTGGCCTGACGTGCGCCGGGAGAACGAACTCGCGGGGGCCCTCGTGACCTCGCTGATCGGCTGGGCGCTGATGAGCCTGTCGCTGCTGTACCACGGCACCCTGGCGGTCATCGCCAACGCCGGCGGTGCGGAGGAGGGTGCGCGCCGGCTCGACCGGATGCCGGAGACCCACCTCGCCGACCTGGCGACGACGATCGAGTCGATCCGCCGGTTCTCGTTGCACGCCGCCGAGGAGAACCCCGACGACCCCCGGTACCCGGATGTCACCGGCTTCGCGGCCGGTCTCCTGGAGAAGCTCGCCGGTCTCGGCGCCTACCCGCAGATCCGCTGA
- a CDS encoding replication-associated recombination protein A: MADLFDQQADPPPPSRSADAYFHPGAHAPLAVRLRPRTLDEVVGQSHVLGEGSPLRRLIDGRGESSVILYGPPGTGKTTVASLIAGSSGRRFEALSALNSGVKEVRAVIEAARDRLRDGVSTVLFIDEVHRFSKTQQDALLAAVENRTVLLVAATTENPSFSVVAPLLSRSLLVQLKPLAPTDIATLLQRAVDDDRGYGGRITLTTEARDQLTALAAGDARRALTYLEAAAETVEDGDAEVTLEVVQRSTDRAVARYDRDGDQHYDVTSAFIKSIRGSDPDAALHYLARMIDAGEDPRFIARRLVIHAAEDIGMADPQALQTAVAAHQAVSFIGMPEGRIPLAEATVYLATAAKSNSVITGIDAALADVRAGRGAVVPAHLRDGHYSGAESLGNAVGYRYPHDDPRGVLRQDYLPADLADARYYSPTDHGHERRVGVTLETLRGIVRGDG, encoded by the coding sequence ATGGCCGACCTGTTCGACCAGCAGGCCGACCCGCCGCCGCCCTCGCGGTCGGCGGACGCCTACTTCCACCCCGGGGCGCACGCCCCGTTGGCGGTCCGGCTGCGGCCCCGCACCCTCGACGAGGTCGTCGGCCAGTCCCACGTCCTCGGCGAGGGCTCGCCGCTGCGCCGGCTCATCGACGGCCGGGGTGAGTCCTCGGTCATCCTCTACGGCCCGCCGGGCACCGGCAAGACCACCGTCGCCTCACTCATCGCCGGCTCCTCCGGACGCCGTTTCGAGGCCCTCTCCGCACTGAACTCCGGGGTGAAGGAGGTCCGCGCGGTCATCGAGGCCGCCCGTGACCGGCTGCGCGACGGGGTGTCCACCGTCCTGTTCATCGACGAGGTCCACCGGTTCTCGAAGACGCAGCAGGACGCCCTGCTGGCCGCCGTGGAGAACCGGACGGTGCTGCTGGTCGCCGCGACGACCGAGAACCCGAGTTTCTCGGTCGTCGCCCCGCTGCTGTCCCGCTCCCTGCTGGTGCAGCTGAAGCCGCTGGCACCGACGGACATCGCCACACTGCTGCAGCGCGCCGTCGACGACGACCGCGGCTACGGCGGCCGCATCACGCTGACCACGGAGGCCCGCGACCAGCTCACCGCACTGGCGGCCGGGGACGCCCGGCGGGCACTGACCTATCTCGAGGCCGCCGCCGAGACGGTGGAGGACGGCGACGCCGAGGTCACCCTCGAGGTGGTGCAGCGCTCCACCGACCGGGCCGTGGCCCGCTACGACCGCGACGGTGACCAGCACTACGACGTCACCAGCGCCTTCATCAAGTCCATCCGCGGCTCCGACCCGGACGCCGCCCTGCACTACCTCGCCCGGATGATCGACGCGGGGGAGGACCCCCGGTTCATCGCCCGGCGGCTGGTGATCCACGCCGCCGAGGACATCGGCATGGCCGACCCGCAGGCCCTGCAGACCGCCGTCGCCGCCCACCAGGCGGTGAGCTTCATCGGCATGCCCGAGGGCCGCATCCCGTTGGCCGAGGCGACGGTGTACCTGGCGACCGCCGCCAAGTCGAATTCGGTGATCACCGGCATCGACGCGGCGCTGGCCGACGTCCGGGCGGGCCGCGGCGCGGTGGTGCCGGCCCATCTGCGCGACGGCCACTACTCCGGCGCCGAATCCCTCGGCAACGCCGTGGGGTACCGCTATCCCCACGACGACCCCCGTGGCGTCCTGCGGCAGGATTACCTGCCCGCCGACCTGGCGGACGCCCGCTACTACAGTCCCACCGACCACGGCCACGAGCGCCGGGTCGGCGTCACCCTCGAGACCCTGCGTGGGATCGTGCGTGGCGACGGGTAG